TATTGAACGGGGACCACCCCACAACCATAAACAAAAGCATATATTGTTTACCTACAATTGCATATTTGCTTTACATTATTTGCCGTTGATATTCCCTTCATTACAGAACAATGCCGAAATAACAACAAATAACTAAACATGACATCCTACCCtcttctcacccccccccccccccccccccccccagctccagGAAGAGCATCCCAGATTCCTACGCTGACCAGCTGATCTCAGAGGGCCTGATGACAGAGGAGGAGTGTGGTGCCATCAGGACAGCCCACTACGGCATGCTGAACGACAAGCTGGCCAACATGACCTTATACagcccaccacccaccaacctgCAGGTCTGTGATGTGCACTCATTTCACATACTTTAGCTGTATAAGCTGTATATTGATTGAGTTTACCTGGCACAATGGAATCATTGTGTtgcaaaagtgcaaaccccacccatctggcactaCAAGCGAACGCTCAAAATGTTTGTTCCCAGGTCTGGTGAGGAGTGCTTTTTGGAGTGTTGAGAAACGAACAGGAGACCAAATTCCATTCTTTGCTGTAACTTAtaaagtttttgttgttgttacagggTCGCTGGGGAGGTCTGGAGGAGCCCCAGGCCAGAGTCACCCACTGGGACACGGGGGTGCCTGTCCCCCTGCTACAGTATGTAGGGGCTAAGTCTGTGGAGATACCCGAAGAGGTCCAGCTACACAGCCACCTTGGGAAGATGCATGTGGCGGTAATAACAATTacaggatatatacagtgccttgcgaaagtattcggcccccttgaactttgcgaccttttgccacatttcaggcttcaaacataaagatataaaactgtatttttttgtgaagaatcaacaacaagtgggacacaatcatgaagtggaacgacatttattggatatttcaaactttttaacaaatcaaaaactgaaaaattgggggtgcaaaattattcagcccccttaagttaatactttgtagcgccaccttttgctgcgattacagctgtaagtcgcttggggtatgtctctatcagttttgcacattgagagactgacattttttcccattcctccttgcaaaacagcacgagctcagtgaggttggatggagagcatttgtgaacagcagttttcagttctttccacagattctcgattggattcaggtctggactttgacttggccattctaacacctggatatgtttatttttgaaccattccattgtagattttgctttatgttttggatcattgtcttgttggaagacaaatctccatcccagtctcaggtcttttgcagactccatcaggttttcttccagaatggtcctgtatttggctccatccatctttccatcaattttaaccatcttccctgtccctgctgaagaaaagcaggcacaaaccatgatgctgccaccaccatgtttgacagtggggatggtgtgttcagctgtgttgcttttacgccaaacataacgttttgcattgttgccaaaaagttcaattttggtttcatctgaccagagcaccttcttccacatgtttggtgtgtctcccaggtggcttgtggcaaactttaaacgacactttttatggatatctttaagaaatggctttcttcttgccactcttccataaaggccagatttgtgcaatatacgactgattgttgtcctatggacagagtctcccacctcagctgtagatctctgcagttcatccagagtgatcatgggcctcttggctgcatctctgatcagtcttctccttgtatgagctgaaagtttagagggatggccaggtcttggtagatttgcagtggtctgatactccttccatttcaacattatcgcttgcacagtgctccttgggatgtttaaagcttgggaaatctttttgtatccaaatccggctttaaacttcttcacaacagtatctcggacctgcctggtgtgttccttgttcttcatgatgctctctgcgcttttaacagacctctgagactatcacagtgcaggtgcatttatacggagacttgattacacacaggtggattgtatttatcctcattagtcatttaggtcaacattggatcattcagagatcctcactgaaagtaaaggggctgaataattttgcacgcccaatttttcagtttttgatttgttaaaaaagtttgaaatatccaataaatgtcgttccacttcatgattgtgtcccacttgttgttgattcttcacaaaaaaatacagttttatatctttatgtttgaagcctgaaatgtagcaaaaggtcgcaaagttcaagggggccgaatactttcgcaaggcactgtatattgtagcTAATTCGGGTTGGGGGGTCCTGCCCGGGACTCGAACCCAGGTCCACCGACTGTCAACCCAACACCTTAGCCATTAAGCCAACAGATCTCAACCTCTTTACAAGTTTGCTAGGTGTtgagttaaagggatagtttgggatTTCAGAGacaatggtatccacaagttcatctgactctggggggGGGGAAAGGGATAAAGGGCTCCGTTGTTTTCCCCCTTGTTTTAAAGACTCTCTGAAGCTCAAATAAACAGATCTGTTGTGTTCTCTCAGGGTCGCCGCGCGAAGGTGGAGAATGGAACTAATCTGGATTGGTCCACTGCTGAGGCCATGGCGTTTGGCTCTCTGCTCTGCCAAGGTCAGTCAACGGCTTTTTACactactgagccaaaccaagctgtactgagctggcctggttccGCATCCACTTTAGTTTGGTAAGGGTTTGGTAAGGGTTTGCATGGTAATGTGTAAAAGGATTGATCTTCATAGATAACCATTTTTACAGAAATTGCTTGTTAGATAGATTTGTGTTTTCCAGGCCTGTTATTACCATACTATGTCAATACTTATAAATGACAAATGACTATACATTTGTATATGTAATTCTCATGTCTCTGGCTGTAAGAATGTGTTttgttttccatttgttttgcagGGTTCAACATTCGTATCAGTGGACAGGATGTTGGTAGGGGCACCTTCAGTCAGAGACATGCCATGATAGTTTGTCAAGACACAGATGACATGTACATCCCCCTCAATCACATAGACCCTGAACAGAAAGGATTCATGGAGGTAAATAATGAGTTATTGCAACGAGAGACAAAAAACAAtgagacttgatacaaaataacTTGGGACTCAACTTGCACTTACAATGCACGACTTGGGACTTGAGATTCTACCCTTTTTACTCACTTGAGACTTGGACCTCATGACTTGTTTACTTGCTTTACTTCTAAGTTGTATAAGAGTGTCATGGACACCCACCTGTAATACGGCGTGCACtcttctgcgtgtgtgtgtgtgtgttctaggtgtGCAACAGTGCCCTGTCTGAGGAGGCCGTGCTGGGCTTTGAGTATGGCATGGCCATCGCTCAGCCTAAACTACTGCCTATCTGGGAGGCTCAGTTTGGAGACTTCTTCAACGGAGCTCAAATCATATTCGACACCTTTCTCTCTGGAGGTAATGAATGCTGATACTTTGGTCAATAACTTTCTGAAGTCAGCCAAAGGCTATTTTTAGGTCACCTCCTTTGAGGTTGCAGATAATTGAATATCATAAACCAGTTTCCTTCTAGCCCCTGGCGAACACCTATCAAGTCCTTTCAGTTCTGTGAACACAGATTAACAAGGGCTAGGGGAAAGGGGCTACATGGAATGGAGCCAACACTTTGTTTAGTATACATTTAAGATTAAACTGGGTATTTGGTCAACATGATCAGTAAATCATGTTCTACACTTCAATATAAAAGCTTTATAGAGcattcataaagccttcataaacgTTAGACTCTACATTCTGGCTCCACTCGGTGTTGATTTGAAATGTCTCTCTTCCAGGCGAGGCGAAGTGGCTGCTGCAGTGTGGGATGGTGATCCTGCTTCCCCATGGTTACGACGGAGCAGGACCTGAACACTCCTCCTGCCGCATGGAGAGGTTCCTACAGGTGAAGAGGGGAACACAAATCGCATGGAAACAATTTTAAGGGAGCGGGGGAACCTCTGATCTTCTTCTGCATTTTGTGGCAATGGGAAATGAGGAGAACCGACTTAAGAGCCCAGGGCTACTCTTTGGAAACAAATACCAGATACAATTACCTCTGTTATAGCTACTGTATACCGCTGTCtactctcttgctgtctcttgtAAAATGTATTGTATCTGTGTCTAAATCTCCTCGTCTTTCTTTTTCTCCCAGCTGTGTGACAGTaaggaggagggggtggatggTGACAATGTCAACATGGGCGTGGTCAACCCTACGACTCCAGCACAGTACTTCCACCTGCTGAGACGACAGATGATACGCAACTTCCGCAAGCCGCTCATCGTTGCTGGGCCCAAGACTCTGCTCCGATTCTCTGTAAGCTACTCAATAACACATCTAATACAAGCCATTAGAGTTAAATGGGCCTGTTTTGAATACCTTTAAAATgcatccttcctctcccccttcgGGTAATCACTGATCGGTAGGTGAGTGAGTGGTTAGGTGAAGGCATGGTTTCCACTGTATTGCTGCCCCCAATCTTACCATGTCATAGCAATGATTTCCTCAAGGAAAGAAAAAAGGAAGGGTTCATTTGAAGGTATTCAAACAGGGCTACTGTGAACATGTTTATGGTGATATTTGGTGACTGAGTTGATGAGTTCCTGTCTCTACCTGTAGGGAGCAACATCCAGTCTGGCTGACATGGCTCCTGGAACCTCTTTCAAACCTGTGATTGGTGACACCTCAGTCACACCAGCCAGGTAAAGAAGTATCCACGACATTACACCCTCTCTTCTGCTTCCTGTTAAGTGTATCTCCATTTAAAAATGTTGTCATTTGTGTTATGGTGTCACTTTATTTACGAGATCAAATAGTAAAGTGTAGCTACATCTGTACATACTGCACCTTCCAGGGTTGGCTGAACTCAAAAGCAATCGACCCAACCCATTACAGTATGTACCCAACTGCTTTAAAAACTGTCCTTTCCTGCTATACCTGTAGTGTCCAGCGGGTGGTGCTGTGTTCAGGGAAGCACTACTATGCCCTTTTGAAGCAGAGGGAGGCATCCGCAGCCACTCAGACCACAGCACTGATCAGACTGGAGGAGCTGTGTCCCTTCCCTCTGGAAGCCCTGCAGCAGGAGCTCACCAAGTACACCAATGCCAAAGGTAGGCTATACCTGACCTGGTCACTATTTTCCTCAAACATCTAATATCTAAAATGCCACTTTGCAGTCGCTTTTATCCAAGTATACCAACAACAAATGTATTTAAGTGACCCCTGGCCTGCACTGGTCTTCACTTCTTACCACAGACACTATAAGCCTGTTTCCCAGACACACATTAACCCTGGTTTAaaaatggagattctccatttagCATGCTTTTTTATTCCAGGATTAGGCTTTTACTGTTCAACACTGCTTACCAGAGATTGTGCAGCAGCATCGGATCAATTCATAATTTTGTGAACTGTATTTGGTAGGGGTgggcatttgaaatgattttaCAATTTGAAAAATGTAATGATATTATTTAAGATATTTGATTTAACTGTCCCCATCCATAGTATTTTGCCATCTTCAAGATAATTTTTTAATGTAATCTTCTTCATGTGTTTGTGTCCCATACAGAGTTCGTCTGGAGCCAGGAGGAGCCCCAGAACATGGGCCCCTGGTCCTTCGTGGCCCCTAGGTTTGAGAAGCAGCTGGCCTGCAAGGTGAGTCCTGCCCCTGACTGAATGATCAGAGAAAAACTGTTTGTGTTTGAGGGGATCAGTTTGAGCAAGGAAGGGGAGGCTCAGAATTGTTCAATTTGATCAGATAATGAGTTGTTATTTGGGATGCAagatgatttgtagatcagtgattctgtAAATTCCGACTGCAATGTAGTGGATATCAAACATGCACAATAAACTAAGTGTgcaaaacatgctctttccatgacagactgactaggtgaatccaggtgaaagctatgagtGCTTATTGATGTcaacttaaatccacttcaatccgtgtagatgaaggggaagagaccggttaaagaaggatttttaacaATTGACACatgatttgtgtatgtgtgccattgagggtgaatgggcaagtgcctttgaatggggtatagtagtaggtgccaggcgcacctgtTTGAGTGTGTTAACAACTGCAACGCAGCTgggttttccacgctcaacagttttccgtctgtatcaagaatgatccaccacccaaaggacatccagccaacttgacccaactgtgggaagcatgggagtcaaaatgggccagcatccctgtggataGCTTTCGACACCATGTAGAGTCCATtctctgacgaattgaggctgttctgaggccaaagggggtgcaactcaatatttggaaggtgttccCAATGTTTTGTAAACTGTGTATATTTGACTgggtttgatttaaaaaaaattaaatattaaCCGACCATTTTCATTTGCccaccttctttctccctctactCTTCCTCCAGCTCCGGTCGGTGAGTCGGCCTACTCTGCCCGCCCCGGCTGTGGGCATCGGAACGCTCCACCACCAGCAGAACGAGGCCATCCTCACTGCCACCTTCTCCTCTTTAGCCACCGGGCCCCAAGATGGCTGCTCCCGTGGGCCCCAGAATGGATGCACCCTCCCTCTTCCAGTAAAACCACATTTACATCTCTTCTCTAGCCTGGACCTCCAGGCTGAATTTATCTCTGTTTCACATTTGTTTCACTCAACATTCTATGAATTGGTGAGATGAAACAATAGTGAGTCCAGGATCTCTTTTCTTCCTGTATGTTTAAATGTTCTCAAAAAAGTGCTAAAGGTTGCTTCTTCAATGTGGAGG
This window of the Oncorhynchus clarkii lewisi isolate Uvic-CL-2024 chromosome 1, UVic_Ocla_1.0, whole genome shotgun sequence genome carries:
- the LOC139408678 gene encoding 2-oxoadipate dehydrogenase complex component E1-like gives rise to the protein MSVLLFLKNLHCVNKVPLSVTRPVVGCLYHTEKGVYGYRPKKIEGDPKLQSDHIATLNQDHGLMRLVEAYRAHGHKAAKINPLLPEDPVEDTVPEINMLTGAVQGPLNTSGLRHFGKAEASVEEVLAYLEEAYCGRISIETSQLTSLEEREWLADRFEELKKETFTAEERKKLAKLMLESQEFDNFLANKFSTVKRYGGEGAESMMGVFYEMFRLLSHSGVTDIVMGMPHRGRLNLLTGLLQFPPELMFRKMCGLSEFPADSPSIGDVLSHLTSSVELDFGAAHLLKVTMLPNPSHLEAINPVTQGKTRARQQLKKEGDYSPDENAQPGNKVVCLQVHGDASFSGQGIVPETFTISLLPHFRVGGSIHLIVNNQVGYTTPSARGRSSLYCSDVGKMVGCAVVHVNGDDTEEVVRATRLAVEYQRRFRKDVILDLLCYRRWGHNELDEPGFTNPAMYKIIRSRKSIPDSYADQLISEGLMTEEECGAIRTAHYGMLNDKLANMTLYSPPPTNLQGRWGGLEEPQARVTHWDTGVPVPLLQYVGAKSVEIPEEVQLHSHLGKMHVAGRRAKVENGTNLDWSTAEAMAFGSLLCQGFNIRISGQDVGRGTFSQRHAMIVCQDTDDMYIPLNHIDPEQKGFMEVCNSALSEEAVLGFEYGMAIAQPKLLPIWEAQFGDFFNGAQIIFDTFLSGGEAKWLLQCGMVILLPHGYDGAGPEHSSCRMERFLQLCDSKEEGVDGDNVNMGVVNPTTPAQYFHLLRRQMIRNFRKPLIVAGPKTLLRFSGATSSLADMAPGTSFKPVIGDTSVTPASVQRVVLCSGKHYYALLKQREASAATQTTALIRLEELCPFPLEALQQELTKYTNAKEFVWSQEEPQNMGPWSFVAPRFEKQLACKLRSVSRPTLPAPAVGIGTLHHQQNEAILTATFSSLATGPQDGCSRGPQNGCTLPLPVKPHLHLFSSLDLQAEFISVSHLFHSTFYELVR